Proteins encoded in a region of the Corvus hawaiiensis isolate bCorHaw1 chromosome 18, bCorHaw1.pri.cur, whole genome shotgun sequence genome:
- the SERPIND1 gene encoding heparin cofactor 2: MKFLFQLLALALIITSTFCGVKDITEHFESLKGAQSHENGTYVPNLPLEFHRENTITNDLIPEEEEEEDYLDLDKILSEDDYSDVIDAAPHMVSEVQQGNILELFQGKTRIQRLNILNANFAFNLYRSVADKASSSDNIIMAPVGISTAMAMISLGLKDQTQQEVLSVLGFQDFINASSKYELMTVHNLFRKLTHRLFRRNFGYTLRSVNDLYIHKDFSILNDFKNNMKTYYFADAQPADFSDPSFIAKTNERILKLTKGLIKEALVNINPTTLMMILNCLYFKGTWENKFPVEMTTKRSFRLNEKQTVKVPMMQTKGTFLAAADTELDCSIIQLPFVGNISMLVVLPHKLSGVKALEKQITPQVVEKWQKSMTNRTREVVLPKFKLEKTYNLIDYLRSMGIEELFNGKGDYSGISDEKVTIDRFNHQGTITVNEEGTEAAAITTVGFMPLSTQTRFVIDHPFLFLIYEHRTSCLLFMGRVANPATS, from the exons ATGAAGTTCCTATTTCAATTGCTTGCCCTTGCTCTCATCATAACCTCCACATTTTGTGGAGTCAAGGACATCACCGAGCATTTTGAAAGCCTTAAAGGTGCACAGTCACACGAAAACGGGACTTACGTGCCAAACCTGCCACTCGAGTTCCACAGAGAAAACACCATCACTAATGACTTGATTcctgaagaggaggaggaagaggattaTCTAGACCTCGACAAGATACTGAGTGAAGATGACTACAGTGATGTTATTGATGCTGCCCCACACATGGTTTCTGAAGTTCAGCAAGGAAATATTCTTGAACTATTTCAGGGCAAAACTAGAATCCAGCGCCTCAATATCCTCAATGCAAACTTTGCCTTCAACCTTTACCGCAGTGTGGCAGACAAGGCCAGCTCCTCAGACAATATTATCATGGCTCCTGTTGGTATTTCCACTGCAATGGCTATGATTTCCCTGGGTCTGAAGGATCAAACCCAGCAGGAAGTGTTATCCGTTCTGGGCTTTCAAGACTTCATTAATGCCAGCAGCAAATATGAGCTCATGACCGTTCACAACCTCTTCCGCAAACTCACCCATCGGCTCTTCAGGCGCAACTTTGGCTACACACTGAGGTCTGTCAATGACCTTTATATTCATAAGGACTTTTCTATTCTGAATGATTTCAAAAACAATATGAAAACATACTACTTTGCTGATGCCCAACCAGCTGATTTCTCAGATCCCAGCTTCATAGCCAAAACCAACGAACGCATCCTGAAGCTGACCAAGGGATTAATAAAGGAAGCTCTCGTGAATATAAACCCTACAACACTGATGATGATTCTTAATTGTCTTTACTTTAAAG GAACTTGGGAGAATAAGTTTCCAGTGGAAATGACCACAAAGAGAAGTTTCCGGCTGAACGAGAAGCAGACAGTGAAGGTGCCGATGATGCAGACCAAGGGCACCTTCCTGGCTGCTGCCGACACCGAGCTGGACTGCAGCATCATCCAGCTGCCCTTCGTAGGCAACATCAGCATGCTCGTGGTGCTCCCACACAAACTGTCTGGAGTGAAAGCCCTTGAAAAGCAAATCACACCTCAAGTGGTAGAAAAGTGGCAGAAGAGCATGACAAACAG AACAAGAGAAGTGGTTCTTCCTAAATTTAAGCTGGAGAAGACTTATAATTTGATTGACTATCTGAGATCCATGGGAATAGAAGAACTGTTCAATGGAAAAGGCGACTACTCTGGTATATCAGATGAGAAGGTCACCATTGACAGG TTCAATCACCAAGGCACAATCACAGTGAATGAGGAGGgcacagaggctgcagcaaTCACCACCGTGGGGTTCATGCCTCTCTCCACTCAGACCCGCTTTGTCATCGACCACCCCTTTTTGTTCCTGATCTACGAACACCGCACCAGCTGCCTTCTCTTCATGGGCAGAGTTGCCAACCCAGCCACATCTTAA